The Nematostella vectensis chromosome 11, jaNemVect1.1, whole genome shotgun sequence nucleotide sequence CTACTTGCCACGCGGGAAATTATTGCTTGGAGTCGGGATGCGCTACTACTTGCCACGCGGGAAATTATTGCTTGGAGTCGGGATGCGCTACTACTTGCCACGCGGGAAATTATTGCTTGGAGTCGGGATGGGCTACTACTTGCGTTAGTACTTGCCAAGCGACCCTTTTGCATTTTAGTCAATTTACCGCCAAATTATACCGGGAGTTAATGATGCGTTTTGTTTAGTTaggcctagtgcacactagcgacatatcggcataacgacatgggcgcccgcactcttatcttcgacataacgacatagacataacgacataagagaaaaaaacatgctttttcttttatgtcatgatgTCCAtatcgttatgtcgggctaaacatagtgcgcgcgcccatgtcgttatgttgctagtgtgcactaggcattatgAGTCAACGGGAATTCATAAATCCGACGCGCGAacgaatatccaatcagaaagcagcaaatagaagccagcggagtgcaacccaaatgtcccacaaaattgtacaacatgtcgGATGAGGTCAGTGAGTCCTGCTCggatttatctaaaatacagacgTTTTTCTTACCTAACATGGTGGAAACTTGTCttgttgtccaagcttggtgaaaatcttgtagaGAAGCATAGAAAAAGATGACTACGAGTTtggttgttgaatggaaacggCACGAATATAGCTCAAAATACGAAAACTTGGAAATGATTAGATAAAGCGGTGCTCTCTTCGGTAGGTACTATGTGTTTTCGAAGCTATTCttgtcaacttgcagtgatttaagtgcggTGAAAATGGAAGAGTAAGCCGAATTCGCTGTTTACGTCTGACTTCTAAGAAAAAGTTTTATCTGCAAACGTCAAGATTTACTTACTTACagcaaaaatacaaacgaCAGTCTCATTCTTATAAGTGATTGAGGTAACCTAGGATAATAACACAAGTGTAATGGCAGGACTTACATTGCTCTTGTaagtggtttgtttgctttttgttttttgtttcttcgTATATTTTACGCGTTTTTCTGCAATTTGAATCCCAACTCTACACTAAAAGTGGCCGGTTAAAGAAAACAGGGCTAGTCCATACTTCTACGCTGACcggaaaatgcttatttgcttgtccGGATTCGCAAAAATtatctcaaaccaatctttATCGCCGtcgattgccgactttttgtgTGACATTTGTGGGccacatggctgttattgcaccatctctttcctgattggctactCGTGCGCGCGTAattgacatgtcggatctatgaaatGGCCCCTCCCCAAATGGTAGGCGGGTCCATATTGGTTTCAAGATATTCGTGAATTGTAAATCGAGCGCCTTTGCCCGTTCCGTATTCATCAACCACCGGTAGAAAGTTAGTTCTGACTTTGGGAGCAGATAACTCTAGGTATCGTCTAGGTCTAGTGAAATTCTGGTATAGCCAGAATTGGTATTAAGGAAGCAAGTGCAGTGGTAACCCACTGGCATGCCTGCGTTGGAATGTCGTCCTTCGAACACCCATTGGCTGAGAACCTTTATCCAAACAAAACTAAACGTTTTTGGGGTGTCAGTGAAGGTCTCTTGTTTGAGCTTGCGGTCATTAGAGAGCATACAAAAGGGATGCGGTACGATACCCCAGGTGATCTTGTATTCATCTCGTAAACATCATGTAATCTTCTCGTGATTATCTTAAAAGTTACTTGTGTAAAGTAGCGTTTGTAACAACGACCAAGTAAACCCGGTACCGTCCCCACATCTCGTCTCTGTCGTTTGTTACACAAGCAGCGACGAAGAGAGCGACCCCACGTGATGCTCGCGTGTATTGAGACATGTAGCGACCCCACGTGATACTCACGTGTATTGAGACATGTACTGTAGCGACCCCACGTGATACTCACGTGTATTGAGACATGTACCGACCCCACGTGATAATCACGTTTATTGGGGCATGTACATACCCCACGTGATAATCACGTGTATTGAGACATGGAGCGACCCAACGTGATAAAATGTTCTGACCCCATGTGATACGTGAGTGCATTGAGACATGTTTTGACCCCATGTGATACAATGTTCTGACCCCGTGTAATACGTGAGTGCATTGAGACATGTTCTGACCCCACGTGATAAAATGTTCTGAGGCCCCGTGTGATACAATGTTCTGACCCCATGTGATACAATGTTCTGACCCCATGTGATACGTGAGTGCATTGAGACATGTTCTGACCCCATGTGATACTTACGTGTACTGAGACATGTTCGGGTCGAATGAAGACTTGACGCCAAAGTTCTTCTCATTGATCTCAAACATCTCTTGGGGGTCGAAACCCTCAGGGTCCTGATAAAAGAAGCAGAACCGCGTTATTCATGATACGAAGAGGTTGTATCACATTATCTTTTGTACATGGTACAAATACTGAGTACTCACATTATCTTTTGTCCATGGTACGAATACTGAGTACTCACATTATCTTTTGTCCATGGTACGAATACTGAGTACTCACATTATCTTTTGTCCATGGTACGAATACTGAGTACTCACATTATCTTTTGTCCATGGTACGAATACTGAGTACTCACATTATCTTTTGTCCATGGTACGAATGCTTTCATTTCCTCCAGCGACGGACTCCATTTCTGAAACATATTTTGAATGCTTCAACCAAAGGTATCATAAGAGTTTAGTCCCGTAGGACAAGACAAGTGTTTACGTGGATTTTTGCGAAACGTTTAACCGAGCGAACGAAAACACTTTTACACAATCTATAAAAATGATAACATCCCGGGtacggatccaggatttcccAAAAGGGGGGGCATCGACCCAAAGGCGGGGTTATAATATATACAACCAAGGCTGGAAGTAAATAGCCGCcttcaaccctccccccctgccTTGATGCAACACTGCCTTTTAAACACGTCCTTTCAGGTCAGACCtagtattttttaaatgtggGAATAAATAAGATTTTATGTAACTGCAGCAAGAAAAAACGTTCTAATACACACCTCTAGCTTTCTTGGCTTGATAAATGGGATTTTCTTGGCGCTGATTAGTTCTCGGTCAGTGGGAAACGAGTCTGAAAGGAAGGGAAAGATGGGATGAGATAAAGGCTTTATACTGTCATTGCACAGCGTCATATAATTAATGATAAAATTTATCAATGGTAGTTTATAAATTATCATGTATAATCATTCGTTAACTATTGATACTCTTACACATTGATAGCTTTAAACAATTTGATCTAAAACAGTTTCATTCAAGGGAAGGCTTCTGAAACCTGGTGTGAAACCGTCTTGCATGCCATTACGCATTAcgaagcattctgggagatccgaGGAAAGAtgcacgaggggagggccagtcaacactcctttccccaaagtcagatggttttttataaatatttttaccccaaagccaaacaaatcaattccaggccatacagtcctagaatagcagtgtaaacaattttggaatcaatttggtttcagaaaaggccgcatttaggagagctgtggtgattcgtTAGAAAATTTTTTTCTCACCCAGGCAaggccaaacaagaaaaaaagatgaatctacatttgcttgcaaatatccataagtaCAGCattcaattatgccccaatagactttaGGATGTCTCAGGCACTCTTCCGATATTCTCATagctgtgtttatttttgataaaaatacaagcaaccatcaacttgttcTGACATTAGCACAGCGACGAGCGATTAGAgatgggaccgcaaagcactgttggaaagctaggataccgctgacAGGAAAAtcggtgtttgactttgacgggcagCATAAAACTCAAAAAAAGGGGGGATGCATCTGTTATTCGTCTGTTTTTGTAAATcaagctcaaaaatagccaggagtcaatgggttaaacatTTTTTCCCTTTCAGTTCAAAATTCGATCATCCGTTATCAGTTGTTTCAAGTCTCTCAAACCGAGGATCATGCTGTTGGAGGTCCTCTCCCATCTGTCAAATTCTTGTTAAAAATTTGCAGAATATTGAATATCGCAGTATAAGCAAAAGGGGAAAGAAGGGAAGTAACACAACTACCTTCATCTTCGTGGTTCCTTGAATCGACAGCCCGAGTGGATTCCCGGAGGCGCTTCCGTCTTGCTCTACGCCTTGCGCGAGAACTCTGCTCTTGTTTTGTTTCCTTCCCGGGTTGTTGATGTATGTTGTCAGAAGCCGAATCTGTTGTCTTTTCAGGAGTCTGGTAAACCAATGTTATCAAAAAGGATTATATTTCCAATAAACATAACGACCACTAACGGAATATAATCCCTACAAGTAATacatcatcgtcaccatcatcatcacaaccatcatcacaaccatcatcacaaccatcatcaccatcatcacaaccatcatcacaaccatcatcacaaCTGTTGTGGGACTATTCTACAACATTCtcataaataaatattctagAAATCCTAGTTTGCTCACCGGATCTCAATATTGACCTTTTATCACCTTTTCACTTTTCATTCTGAATACTAAGTATGCACCTTCTAGTCATACAGGTCATGCGCAGTGTGACCTATGCCAAAACCAGTTTAGCGTTTACCTTAGATAAACATTTACTTTGCAGACATTTCGAACAAGCCAAACGTATCCCTCAGCCTCATTATTCTGttgtattttatataataattatttcTAGTCAATTTATTTCTTATTCTAACATCGACGGATTCTTACTATAGTTATCCTCAATTGTGAAATTGTTCTGTTCCCTTAGATCAACATTCATTTGCAATTCTCGCATTACCTTCTTAAGAGCAGTCAAACCAGTTAGTACCGAATTATTAATTAGTCAGTATAAATAGGAGTTCACTGTAAAACATATTGGACTTGTAATAACGACAGCTTGCTGCGGAGGCTATCGAGTAAGTTCTGTTGGCTTCGTGAAGACAATCCCTAGTCAAGGAAGAGGCCTAGTAAGGATTCCCTTCTATCAGCCTCGCCTTCTGAGAATCGTCTGATCGTTACCTCCTAGAACAAGCTTGAATACCTCCCTGCTCGCTTAAGAGCTTGTCCTTACAATAAACGCTACTGTGAACCAGCAACCAGCCGTTCGTATTGTGACCTCCCGCATGCACTTTGATCTAGTTCACCCAcaacacaaccaccatcatcatcgcctatcaccatcaccatcattaacagcatcatcatcatcatcaccatcaccaccatgttcattatcatcatcaccttttCCTCCCCCTGTTCCTCTTTTTTGCTCTCCTCTCCCGTTATTTTTTCGTCGCCACTGTTTCCCAAAGCACTCTGTAATTTCTTTATGTCCTCCAAGATTGTTTCCTTGTGGTTTACCCTGTATATGAAGTATAACATTTTTTAagcaatattttgaaataaaataccAAAGAAACTTTTTTGTATGCTTACTGTAAGACCTTAGTTTAGACGCCTTTTTCTGTGCTGCGTGACGTTATAAATATGCGTTATTTTTATAACCGAAGTATGAGACCTGGTTGTACTTAGTTTTCTGGCTATCCCTGCAAGGATTTTACGAGACAAAGTTATACTCGGGTGTGTTTCATTAAGAAATCAGCATGCCAGCTCAGCAGGGTATTGGGTTAAGGTAAACACTTAGAAACACAGGGCGCAACCTggattcatcatcatacaatGCTAAGGTACATTTTTCCATGACCCAATCTCAGCATGCTCCGCAGGGTATTGGTAAAACACTTAAATACCTGCGGTATTCTCGCTAGTCCACGtcaagtgcagagctccgtaaATATCGAAAAAGCAGAGCCGTAGATTAACTTTGATAATTTCGAAGTTGAAAATAATGTTCTGTATACACAAGGCAATAACGGAGAGATTCTTGGGAGCAGTTTTCTAcggcaaaaacgacaaaaaTTGTGATTGAAAATTTAATTCGATTTAATTCTTCAGcgcgcgcgtgaaaataacgaaaccTGAAAACTTATTTGCTTCAAAATCGCTCCATTTTCTATTCTTACCTGTCTAGTCGCCAgagaatattgaaaatataGTTGTCTTGCACCATTGATGTTTAAGACATTATTTCGAACTTGATCATatctctttttcttctttttatggaGCTCTGCTCTCGGCAAAGTCTTGTGGGAATGGCGACTTGGACCAGGCGcgcgccttttataccgcaggtCCTTGTTTAAAAACAAGGACCTGGATTTGTCATCTTACAAAAGGCCTTACATGCtaagtatttgtttttatatgaaTCCCATCAAGGTACCCCACACAATTGTTCCAATAGATCGTTGCGCAGGAGTTTGTGCATGTACTTTTTgccttattatttttattattaagtaGTGTTTGGGTAGGCGAGGCCTGacggaggggggaggggggacactCCACCAGACCCCCAGATTTATGAACTATTCTTTATGGATGACTTACCAGATGTGTAAGAAAAAGGCAGCCAATACCGCGAGTATGAAAAGTCCGAGAAACCACAGGGTGACCAGGATCACCAGGATCCTCTGGAAGCCATACGAGTCACCGCTACAAGTCATGCCCAGGCTACGCTCGGTCAGCTAGCGATCAAATCTGCCATGCATGCAAAATTAGATAATTAGAATGCACAATATCATTTACCTCATTTGTTCAgacctttttaaaatccttgaAAAAATCTTACGAGGCGAGTTCACAAGTTTATTTGAAATGTTCGCAGGCGTAAAGTTGTTGCTATATGGTTCTTGAAGCGTCCGCTACCAACTGGAAATGGTTAATCAAACCGATATTTATCCGTTGGATACTGCATTTTTAAGTTAAGATTTTCCGGGCCCTTACTTTGATCCTAAAAAGACAGGTGTTGACACAAAATGTTGTCAAGAAAGCGTCAGATTTTTAAGGCGCATTCACATGTACCGATTTGTCGCGCAAGACATTCAAAAGTTGTGATTTGCGAGGAAACATCGGGTACGACATGAAAAATTGTTGAATCGAGCGAGATTTTTAGAAGTCGGGCTGACACCGAACGTACGTACCCAAAATCGTCCCGACAAATCGCGTGTTAATCGGCCTTGAGTAATGTATAACGTAACGAATCCTACCTAATGAGTTAATTAGCATTATGAGCTTACAAAGACGATTTTATCAAACCCTCAACGAACAAAACAG carries:
- the LOC5515953 gene encoding ataxin-2-like protein; protein product: MTCSGDSYGFQRILVILVTLWFLGLFILAVLAAFFLHIWVNHKETILEDIKKLQSALGNSGDEKITGEESKKEEQGEEKTPEKTTDSASDNIHQQPGKETKQEQSSRARRRARRKRLRESTRAVDSRNHEDEDSFPTDRELISAKKIPFIKPRKLEKWSPSLEEMKAFVPWTKDNDPEGFDPQEMFEINEKNFGVKSSFDPNMSQYTCPLKYKRVRLPDPSRRQVTSSFSKKTSRK